A stretch of Microbulbifer bruguierae DNA encodes these proteins:
- a CDS encoding TolC family outer membrane protein — translation MIRSAKGGLARQFGRPLKSMLAAAVVGIASGLGAIHAQADTLWEIYLQALDNDPQLAADRAAYRAGLEAKNLGRSALLPQINASAEISKTETNFESRGVQFDNSLGLLQSIQSGDSDVDTTSYGARLDQALFDLPAWFGYKQGKTVSEQAAAEFSFNQQDMMLRVASAYFDVLRAHDVLEAALAEEEALAKQLEQTQQRFEVGLTAITDVYDSRSAYDSAVARRLTAQDDLLSNFDALSVLTGTHHDVVAPLQQGFSVAAPDPADRAAWVDFALTNNFNLKAARLSADAARLGARASAAEHLPTLSGSITYQDAEDDGKRNTTTRVPSLNRQISSTIPADGSTEVTIAAISFNMPLYTGGRLSASRREARNLAFQAEDLRNLTERNTIQSTRTLHRAVTTDTARVEAREQAVVSARSALDATQAGYEVGTRNIVDVLLAQRTLAQSQTDYANALYDYILNTLNLKLVAGLLAPKDLQELDTRLNPASPVSRANILDSGAAPFSK, via the coding sequence ATGATTAGAAGTGCAAAAGGGGGCCTTGCGCGCCAATTTGGCCGCCCGCTCAAATCCATGCTCGCCGCCGCGGTAGTGGGCATTGCCAGTGGCCTGGGCGCGATCCACGCACAGGCGGATACCCTGTGGGAAATTTACCTGCAGGCTCTGGATAACGATCCGCAGCTGGCCGCCGACCGCGCGGCCTACCGCGCCGGCCTGGAAGCCAAAAACCTCGGTCGCTCCGCGCTGCTGCCGCAAATCAATGCCTCCGCCGAAATCAGCAAGACCGAAACCAATTTTGAGTCCAGGGGCGTACAGTTCGACAACAGCTTAGGGTTGCTGCAGTCCATCCAGTCCGGTGACAGCGATGTAGACACCACCAGTTACGGCGCTCGCCTCGATCAGGCTCTGTTCGACCTACCAGCCTGGTTTGGCTACAAGCAAGGCAAGACCGTCAGCGAGCAGGCTGCGGCCGAGTTCAGCTTCAACCAGCAGGACATGATGCTGCGCGTCGCCAGCGCCTATTTCGACGTATTGCGCGCTCACGACGTATTGGAAGCGGCGCTCGCCGAGGAAGAGGCCCTGGCCAAGCAGCTCGAGCAGACCCAACAGCGTTTCGAAGTGGGCCTGACCGCGATCACCGACGTCTATGACTCCCGCTCCGCCTACGACAGTGCCGTTGCCCGCCGCCTCACCGCGCAGGACGACCTGCTGAGCAACTTCGATGCACTGTCGGTGCTCACCGGCACCCACCACGACGTGGTCGCGCCGCTGCAGCAGGGCTTTAGCGTGGCTGCGCCGGACCCCGCGGACCGCGCCGCCTGGGTAGACTTTGCCCTGACCAACAACTTCAACCTCAAGGCTGCGCGCCTGAGCGCGGACGCCGCACGCCTGGGCGCACGTGCATCCGCCGCCGAGCACCTGCCTACCCTGAGTGGCTCGATCACTTATCAGGATGCAGAGGACGATGGCAAGCGCAACACCACCACACGGGTCCCCTCGCTGAACAGACAGATTAGCTCAACGATCCCAGCGGACGGCAGTACTGAAGTTACCATCGCGGCTATCAGCTTCAACATGCCGCTGTACACCGGCGGTCGCCTGAGTGCCAGCCGCCGCGAGGCGCGCAACCTGGCGTTCCAGGCCGAGGATCTGCGCAACCTCACCGAGCGCAACACCATCCAGAGCACCCGCACCCTGCACCGCGCGGTGACCACCGACACAGCTCGTGTGGAGGCCCGGGAACAGGCAGTAGTCTCCGCCAGGAGCGCACTGGATGCGACCCAGGCCGGATACGAAGTGGGTACCCGCAATATCGTTGACGTACTGCTCGCGCAGCGCACCCTGGCCCAGTCCCAGACCGACTACGCCAATGCACTGTACGACTACATTCTCAACACCCTGAACCTCAAGCTGGTCGCCGGCCTGCTGGCCCCCAAGGATCTGCAGGAACTGGATACGCGCCTGAACCCGGCATCGCCGGTTTCCCGCGCCAATATCCTCGATAGCGGCGCTGCCCCCTTCAGCAAATAA
- a CDS encoding paraquat-inducible protein A — MLTRSHAPVGQRLLCPRCGATLHRNMDRSVVHTAALSLTGLLLFIPSASLPLLEFSLFSFGAESTLMNGVESLFAAGYIWLASLVLFCSVLAPLGKFLLLAFISWGSGWSRMAKPVARALRWYHHLQEWGMLDVYMLGILVALVKMSDLGKMSVEPGLYCFVAMMVVSSAATVSFDAETVWARLARHARAGDSGAADTELPG, encoded by the coding sequence TTGCTTACCCGCTCCCATGCGCCCGTCGGGCAGCGATTGCTGTGTCCCCGCTGCGGCGCCACCCTACACCGCAATATGGATCGCAGTGTCGTGCACACGGCGGCCCTGAGTCTGACCGGACTGCTGCTGTTTATCCCGAGTGCCAGCCTGCCGCTGTTGGAATTTTCCCTGTTTTCTTTTGGTGCGGAGAGCACCCTGATGAACGGGGTGGAGTCTCTGTTTGCGGCGGGTTACATCTGGCTCGCCTCGCTGGTGCTGTTCTGCAGTGTGCTGGCGCCGCTGGGTAAGTTTCTGTTGCTTGCGTTTATCAGCTGGGGCAGTGGCTGGAGCAGGATGGCGAAGCCGGTGGCGCGCGCATTGCGCTGGTATCATCACTTGCAGGAGTGGGGCATGCTGGATGTGTATATGCTCGGCATCCTGGTGGCACTGGTGAAAATGTCCGACTTAGGAAAAATGAGTGTTGAGCCCGGTCTCTACTGCTTTGTGGCAATGATGGTGGTCTCCAGTGCTGCCACCGTGTCGTTTGATGCGGAAACCGTGTGGGCACGGCTGGCGCGACACGCTCGCGCTGGCGACTCGGGTGCCGCAGACACGGAGCTGCCAGGTTGA
- a CDS encoding paraquat-inducible protein A produces the protein MKRLARGLAEGFWTCLGCRQLVSVAPGTRSCLCPRCGARMHGRVEASLMLTWALIITSALLLIPANILPVMTVIYLGSGDPSTIIGGALELYHSGLWGIALIVFVASIAVPVMKLVGLVMLCLIVQLRLDVPPRQAMRIYRVVNAIGRWSLLDLFMISILVALVDMGAIAEVEAGPGSTAFATVVLVTMLAVRAFDPRLIWDVYESRFTAATAETDKNHHREYG, from the coding sequence TTGAAGCGTCTGGCGCGTGGCCTCGCCGAGGGTTTCTGGACCTGTCTCGGCTGCCGTCAGCTGGTGTCGGTGGCGCCAGGAACGCGCTCGTGCCTGTGTCCGCGCTGCGGCGCGCGTATGCACGGGCGGGTGGAGGCCAGCCTGATGTTGACCTGGGCACTGATTATTACCAGTGCGCTGCTGTTGATTCCGGCGAATATACTGCCGGTGATGACGGTGATTTACCTGGGTTCCGGGGATCCGAGTACCATCATTGGTGGCGCCCTGGAGCTGTATCACAGCGGGCTTTGGGGGATTGCCCTGATCGTGTTTGTGGCCAGTATCGCGGTACCGGTAATGAAGCTGGTGGGGCTGGTGATGCTGTGCCTGATTGTGCAACTGCGGTTGGATGTGCCCCCGCGCCAGGCAATGCGTATTTATCGGGTAGTGAACGCCATCGGCCGCTGGTCGCTGCTGGACCTGTTTATGATTTCGATCCTGGTGGCTCTGGTTGATATGGGTGCCATTGCCGAAGTTGAGGCCGGCCCGGGCAGTACCGCTTTTGCCACCGTGGTGTTGGTGACCATGTTGGCGGTGCGGGCCTTCGACCCGCGCCTGATCTGGGATGTGTACGAGTCCAGATTCACCGCAGCAACAGCAGAAACCGATAAAAACCATCACAGGGAGTATGGATGA
- a CDS encoding PqiB family protein gives MSEAPVEYDAPPEGLARRSRGLSLVWLLPLIAALIAVWLLYKDFTQGDIRATILFSSGDGLVKGKTAVKYSGVEIGVVDDFRLVPSAEELGGQDGVLAEVSFNRSAAYLLAKGSKFWVVRPEVSLTGVRGLETLVSGNYIAVEPGSGAPERHFLAVPEPPPHVRGDGLRVILKSSRLASLSRGAPVYYRQLEVGQVENYQLAEDASGVEIGLFIRREYADLVHRGSRFWNTSGVTIQGGISGVTVELESLASLIAGGVSFSTPEAQRQSPLAVDGNEFKLYKNFAEANAGIPITLNFDRGVSLTEGSTEVVYQGITVGQVSSAKANKNINGMEVKVLMDPITDDLLSENTQFWLAPPTLDFTSGVDDLLKGNRIEVDLRKGQRSVREFDAHSRPPPRDPRVPGLHLTLTARTTGSLQRGASVYYRQVEVGRVQGMALKPDGSDVEVYVVIDPPYAHLVNSESRFWNVSGLRASASLKGVEVETESLLALVRGGIAFGSGPNDHKNAARARSGDDFRLYTSREDALEEGVNIYIDLTGDEGLKEGSPLRYRGIQVGEITRMRLSNELDGVRARARLYRRAERFARSGTRMWVVGVKLGLDGVSNLDTLVTGPFLELEPGSGDQPQTEFVALAAKPVPDLADTMMMPGLALILDAPRRGSLKRGSPVYYRQVQVGQVTGYQLGELADRVYIYVYIEPRYRTLVRERSKFWHASGVDVNFGLITGLDVHTESTQALLAGGIAFATPDNPEMGLEVESGSHYPLYGSPENEWLLWSPKIELYPALEDSFK, from the coding sequence ATGAGCGAAGCGCCGGTAGAATACGACGCCCCGCCCGAAGGTCTGGCGCGCCGCAGTCGCGGTCTCTCGCTGGTATGGCTGCTGCCTTTGATTGCGGCGCTGATCGCGGTATGGCTGCTTTACAAGGACTTCACTCAAGGTGATATCCGCGCCACCATCCTGTTCTCCAGTGGCGATGGCCTGGTCAAGGGCAAGACCGCGGTGAAGTATTCCGGGGTAGAAATCGGCGTGGTGGATGACTTCCGACTGGTGCCCAGCGCCGAGGAGTTGGGCGGGCAGGATGGCGTATTGGCGGAAGTCTCCTTTAATCGCAGTGCCGCCTACCTGCTGGCGAAGGGCAGCAAGTTCTGGGTTGTCAGGCCGGAAGTCTCACTCACCGGCGTACGCGGGCTGGAGACCCTGGTGTCCGGCAACTATATCGCGGTGGAGCCTGGCAGCGGCGCGCCGGAAAGACATTTCCTGGCCGTGCCAGAGCCGCCTCCCCATGTGCGTGGTGATGGCCTGCGTGTCATCCTTAAGTCTTCCCGCCTGGCGTCCCTCAGCCGCGGAGCGCCGGTGTATTACCGGCAGCTGGAAGTTGGGCAGGTGGAAAACTACCAGCTGGCAGAAGATGCCAGCGGGGTGGAGATTGGTCTGTTCATCCGCCGTGAATACGCCGACCTGGTTCACCGCGGCAGCCGTTTCTGGAATACCTCCGGGGTCACCATTCAGGGGGGCATCAGCGGCGTTACCGTGGAGCTGGAGTCCCTTGCCTCGCTGATTGCTGGCGGTGTCAGTTTTTCCACCCCAGAGGCCCAGCGTCAGTCGCCCCTGGCGGTGGATGGCAATGAATTCAAACTCTACAAGAATTTTGCCGAGGCGAATGCGGGGATTCCCATTACGCTCAACTTCGATCGGGGTGTCAGTCTCACCGAAGGTTCCACTGAAGTGGTCTATCAGGGCATCACCGTGGGGCAGGTTAGCAGCGCCAAAGCCAACAAAAATATCAACGGTATGGAAGTGAAGGTTCTGATGGACCCTATTACCGACGATCTGTTGAGTGAAAACACCCAGTTCTGGCTGGCGCCCCCGACCCTCGATTTTACCTCTGGTGTCGACGATCTACTGAAGGGCAATCGGATCGAGGTGGACCTGCGCAAGGGGCAGCGCTCGGTGCGCGAGTTCGATGCGCATTCGCGTCCGCCACCCAGAGATCCTCGAGTCCCGGGATTACACCTGACACTCACCGCGCGCACCACGGGCTCACTACAGCGCGGGGCTTCTGTGTACTACCGCCAGGTGGAAGTGGGGCGGGTGCAGGGAATGGCACTGAAACCCGATGGCTCCGATGTGGAAGTCTATGTAGTGATCGATCCACCCTATGCACATCTGGTCAACAGCGAGAGCCGCTTCTGGAATGTGAGCGGATTGCGCGCCAGCGCCAGTTTGAAAGGGGTGGAAGTCGAGACCGAGTCCCTGCTGGCACTGGTGCGTGGCGGCATTGCTTTCGGCAGCGGGCCAAACGACCACAAGAATGCCGCGCGCGCCCGCAGTGGCGATGACTTCCGTCTTTACACCAGTCGTGAAGACGCGCTGGAAGAGGGCGTCAATATCTATATCGATCTCACCGGTGACGAGGGGCTGAAAGAGGGCTCGCCACTGCGCTACCGCGGGATACAGGTGGGGGAAATCACCCGTATGCGCCTCAGCAATGAGCTGGACGGTGTGCGCGCCCGCGCGCGCCTCTACCGTCGCGCGGAGCGATTCGCCCGCAGCGGTACCCGTATGTGGGTGGTGGGGGTGAAGCTGGGACTGGATGGCGTTTCCAACCTTGATACTCTGGTGACAGGTCCGTTTCTCGAGCTAGAACCGGGCAGTGGCGACCAGCCTCAAACCGAGTTTGTCGCCCTCGCCGCCAAGCCGGTGCCGGATCTTGCGGATACCATGATGATGCCCGGCCTGGCGCTGATTCTCGACGCTCCGCGACGGGGCTCACTCAAGCGCGGCAGCCCGGTGTACTACCGTCAGGTGCAGGTGGGACAGGTTACCGGTTACCAGTTGGGGGAACTGGCAGACCGCGTGTACATCTATGTTTATATTGAGCCCCGCTATCGCACGCTGGTGCGCGAGCGCTCGAAGTTCTGGCATGCCAGTGGCGTGGATGTGAATTTTGGCCTGATCACGGGCCTGGATGTCCACACCGAATCTACCCAGGCATTGCTGGCGGGAGGTATCGCCTTCGCCACGCCGGACAATCCGGAAATGGGCCTTGAAGTAGAATCCGGTAGCCATTACCCACTTTATGGCAGCCCGGAAAATGAATGGCTGCTGTGGAGCCCGAAGATCGAACTCTACCCGGCGCTGGAAGACAGTTTCAAATAG
- a CDS encoding DUF4136 domain-containing protein: MRITNTGLFAGLLIPGLLALGIAGCSSHTQIERIESRSAPVSFQTYAWGTEALSADTGAPAQLVELDLELRQVVGALMQARGYRLVDSPESAQMVVDYQIAVVHEEFASEETEESWDAQFDSNAQRGVVELPSRTGAPLVTLSVGVGPQHGMPIWGGSATKLMARPEDKSERQRVLNKAVSELLQDLPPAA, from the coding sequence ATGCGTATTACAAACACCGGCCTGTTTGCGGGACTCTTGATTCCGGGGCTATTGGCTCTGGGGATTGCCGGTTGCAGCAGTCACACGCAAATCGAGCGTATAGAGTCGCGCAGTGCACCGGTTAGCTTTCAGACCTACGCCTGGGGTACCGAGGCGCTGAGCGCCGATACTGGTGCGCCAGCCCAGCTGGTGGAACTGGATCTGGAATTGCGCCAGGTGGTGGGCGCACTGATGCAGGCTCGGGGCTATCGCCTGGTGGATAGCCCCGAAAGTGCCCAGATGGTGGTGGACTACCAGATTGCGGTCGTGCACGAAGAGTTTGCCAGTGAAGAAACGGAAGAGAGCTGGGATGCCCAGTTCGACAGTAACGCCCAGCGCGGGGTAGTGGAGTTGCCGAGCCGCACTGGTGCTCCGCTGGTAACCCTTTCCGTGGGCGTCGGTCCGCAACACGGCATGCCCATCTGGGGTGGCAGTGCCACCAAACTGATGGCGCGACCGGAAGACAAGAGTGAGCGACAGCGCGTTCTCAATAAAGCGGTTAGCGAGCTGCTGCAAGATCTGCCCCCTGCGGCTTGA